In one Leishmania braziliensis MHOM/BR/75/M2904 complete genome, chromosome 32 genomic region, the following are encoded:
- a CDS encoding putative protein phosphatase 2A catalytic subunit, which translates to MSAEVLDIDEHLATLNRCENIGEADVKRLCLKAKEIFTSEENVHKIPAPCTIVGDIHGQFYDLLELFRVGGEIPDTNYVFMGDFVDRGYHSVESFLLLLVLKIKYSRRVALVRGNHESRQITQVYGFYDECLRKYGSINVWRYCTDVFDLLPLASVVEGKIFCVHAGLSPSIQTVDQMRSIRRNCEVPHEGAMCDLLWSDPEDIDGWGLSPRGAGYLFGGDVVCQFNETNKLDLICRSHQLVMEGYKAMFNDTLVTVWSAPNYCYRCGNVASILELDEHLNKNFKIFEAAPAEAREAGQRNEVPAYFL; encoded by the coding sequence ATGTCAGCAGAAGTTTTGGACATTGACGAGCACCTCGCCACGCTCAACCGGTGCGAGAACATCGGCGAGGCGGATGTGAAGCGACTGTGCTTGAAGGCGAAAGAGATTTTCACGAGTGAGGAGAACGTGCACAAGATCCCGGCTCCGTGTACCATCGTAGGCGACATCCATGGTCAATTCTACGACCTTCTGGAGCTTTTCCGCGTCGGTGGCGAGATTCCGGACACAAACTACGTCTTCATGGGCGACTTTGTAGACCGCGGCTACCACAGCGTAGAGTCGTTCCTGTTGTTGCTCGTGCTTAAGATCAAGTACTCTCGTCGTGTTGCACTGGTGCGCGGTAATCACGAGTCGCGGCAAATTACACAGGTGTACGGCTTCTACGATGAGTGCTTGCGGAAGTATGGCAGCATCAACGTATGGCGGTATTGCACGGACGTGTTTGATCTCTTGCCCTTAGCAAGCGTCGTAGAAGGGAAGATCTTCTGCGTGCATGCTGGTCTGTCGCCCTCGATACAGACGGTGGATCAGATGCGTTCCATCCGTCGGAACTGCGAGGTGCCGCACGAGGGTGCTATGTGCGACTTGCTCTGGTCCGATCCGGAGGACATTGATGGCTGGGGCTTGTCACCGCGCGGCGCTGGATATCTGTTCGGCGGTGATGTCGTATGCCAGTTCAACGAGACAAACAAGCTAGACCTTATCTGCCGCTCCCATCAGCTGGTAATGGAGGGATACAAGGCTATGTTCAATGACACGCTTGTTACAGTCTGGTCGGCGCCCAACTACTGCTACCGCTGTGGTAACGTCGCGTCTATCCTGGAACTGGACGAACACCTGAACAAGAATTTCAAAATTTTCGAGGCTGCACCGGCAGAGGCTCGCGAGGCAGGTCAACGGAACGAGGTACCGGCTTACTTCCTATAG
- a CDS encoding putative ABC transporter — MGERVEAAEREVHERPHRPLLPADQPASSGDAFSFKARQKRNPGDAAAEPGALGKKEKTAAKITTPPRLDGIQISENASDIPVGRVLWKVWTYLWPHGEVKMKVLVASSVACVLVTKVLRVAVPFWFKTIVDLLAPATATAEAVTVAGPFTVGVFGCVVAYGICRATTFISEELKTVLFAPVGGHASTKLSMEMFDKLHRLDLDYHLNRETGVLSRDLDRGSRAFWSLAYVLLFMITPTIFEMGLVCYALNTQAGPQFIGIALIAVVSYVAWTFSVTNWRSKFRTRYNAFESRVGGLIVDSLLNYETIKYFGSEQYESERIRNETQNMNRQLVILDQTMALLNFGQQFIFVMASVLSLYLATCGVLTGALTVGDLVLVDALLLQLYMPLSYLGMIYREAQSSTQNMQAMIALLDQKSNVSDKVDAEEYTYLGGTIELRDTTFEYKKELSRLVLRNLSLTIPGGKTVAFVGPSGSGKSTIFRLLFRFYDPTSGQVLLDGQPLDRLRMESVRKYIGVIPQDTVLFNESVRYNIRYGRMDATDAEVEAAAKAASLHDTVVRMSEGYETSVGERGVKLSGGEKQRISIARVLLSDPPILLADEATSALDSMTELNVMETLKNATERTRQRTIILVAHRLTTVKEADIIFVLDGKGGLAEQGTHAELLRKGGLYAAMWCQQLSERHPAASGTAPKGAPVRDAGSTATHS; from the coding sequence ATGGGCgagcgggtggaggcggcggagcgggAGGTCCATGAGAGACCACATCGCCCGTTGCTACCGGCTGATCAGCCTGCCTCGTCAGGAGATGCCTTTTCATTCAAGGCGAGGCAGAAGAGGAACCCaggcgacgccgccgcagaACCGGGGGCGCTGggcaagaaggaaaagactGCGGCGAAGATTACCACGCCGCCTCGCCTGGACGGGATTCAAATATCGGAGAATGCGTCCGACATCCCCGTTGGACGTGTTCTGTGGAAGGTGTGGACCTACCTCTGGCCACATGGCGAGGTAAAGATGAAGGTGCTCGTGGCCAGCAGtgtggcgtgtgtgctggTGACCAAGGTGCTGAGGGTGGCGGTTCCTTTCTGGTTCAAGACGATCGTGGACTTGCTGGCCCCCGCCACGGCAACAGCGGAGGCAGTGACGGTTGCCGGCCCGTTCACCGTGGGCGTGTTCGGGTGTGTTGTGGCGTACGGCATCTGCCGCGCCACGACCTTTATCTCCGAGGAACTCAAGACGGTACTATTCGCCCCAGTCGGCGGGCACGCCTCTACGAAGCTGTCGATGGAGATGTTTGACAAGCTGCACCGGCTCGACCTCGACTACCACCTCAACCGTGAGACCGGCGTCCTGAGCAGAGACCTCGACCGCGGCAGCCGTGCGTTCTGGTCACTGGCGTACGTGCTGCTCTTCATGATTACACCGACGATCTTCGAGATGGGACTTGTGTGCTATGCCCTCAACACACAGGCTGGCCCGCAGTTCATCGGTATTGCACTCATCGCAGTTGTCTCCTACGTGGCGTGGACCTTTTCGGTGACAAACTGGCGCTCGAAGTTCCGCACGCGCTACAATGCCTTTGAGAGTCGTGTTGGCGGACTCATCGTGGACTCGCTGCTCAACTACGAGACGATCAAGTACTTCGGCTCAGAGCAGTACGAGTCCGAGCGCATTCGCAACGAAACGCAGAACATGAATAGGCAGCTCGTGATTCTTGATCagacgatggcgctgctgaacttTGGGCAGCAGTTCATCTTTGTGATGGCCAGTGTGCTGAGTCTGTACCTCGCCACGTGTGGTGTGCTGACCGGGGCGCTGACGGTTGGCGACTTGGTATTGgtggacgcgctgctgctgcagctctacATGCCGCTGAGCTACCTCGGCATGATTTACCGCGAGGCGCAGTCCAGCACGCAGAACATGCAGGCGATGATAGCCCTGCTAGACCAGAAATCGAACGTGAGTGACAAGGTGGATGCAGAGGAGTACACGTACCTTGGGGGCACCATTGAGCTGCGGGATACTACCTTCGAGTACAAGAAGGAGCTCAGCCGTCTCGTCCTACGCAACCTCAGTCTCACGATTCCAGGAGGTAAGACGGTGGCCTTTGTCGGTCCTTCGGGGAGTGGCAAGAGCACCatcttccgcctcctcttccgcttctACGACCCCACTTCTgggcaggtgctgctggacgggCAACCCCTCGACAGGCTGCGCATGGAGAGCGTGCGCAAATACATTGGTGTCATCCCACAGGATACGGTACTATTCAACGAGTCCGTTCGTTACAACATTCGCTACGGCCGAATGGATGCGACCGAtgccgaggtggaggcggcagcaaaGGCTGCAAGCCTGCACGATACCGTAGTGCGCATGAGTGAGGGCTACGAAACATCCGTCGGTGAGCGCGGCGTCAAGCTGAGCGGTggcgagaagcagcggatCTCGATAGCACGCGTGCTGCTGAGTGACCCTCCTATCCTACTTGCCGACGAGGCTACCTCTGCACTCGACAGCATGACCGAGCTGAACGTCATGGAGACGCTCAAGAACGCTACTGAGCgaacgcggcagcgcaccaTCATCCTCGTTGCACACCGCCTCACCACCGTGAAGGAGGCCGACATCATCTTTGTGCTCGACGGCAAAGGTGGTCTGGCAGAGCAAGGCACCcatgcggagctgctgcgcaagggTGGCTTGTACGCTGCTATGTGGTGCCAGCAGCTGAGCGAACGGCATCCGGCTGCCTCCGGTACTGCACCCAAAGGTGCCCCCGTGAGGGATGCAGGGTCCACTGCCACACACAGCTGA
- a CDS encoding putative chaperone protein DNAj: MSGDRVYALRGTSVLYEVLGVSRTATQREIRQAYYRLAVLYHPDKNPEGSNVFKEVCFAHGILSDPEQRALYDSGTLRGELELKARAYDPSMDPGVELSPEDLRVFVDRVRQSQDANRQVQSTFELRREEEMKRRAGFDAKNPSFKAEYENARRLRQDGCGSSTSAAHAHVPGTADYSTPAPSKVRTSAEVLAELQREEEERLYGNPGMASANASSGKVSGRGGAPAKQQMMAHYRTAHSEATGDESLSSSYSSSSAAATLRNRQLQSTSLLFVKTHCQKPQYSETVSVTVQEYANYDYRTFVEGGSVDRGELEGAIMADALVNYDRNH, encoded by the coding sequence ATGAGCGGCGACAGGGTTTATGCGTTGAGGGGGACTTCTGTCCTTTATGAGGTGCTCGGTGTCTCGCGGACCGCCACACAACGTGAGATTCGCCAGGCCTACTACAGGCTTGCGGTGCTCTACCACCCCGATAAAAACCCAGAAGGGTCGAACGTCTTCAAGGAGGTTTGCTTTGCCCATGGAATTCTGTCTGATCCAGAGCAGCGTGCCTTGTACGATAGTGGCACGCTGCGAGGCGAGCTCGAGTTGAAGGCGCGGGCCTATGACCCTTCTATGGACCCAGGCGTGGAGCTGAGTCCAGAGGACTTGCGCGTTTTCGTGGACCGCGTTCGGCAGTCGCAGGACGCCAATCGGCAGGTGCAGTCTACCTTTGAGCTAAGGCGTGAGGAAGAGATGAAGCGAAGGGCGGGGTTCGATGCCAAGAATCCGTCCTTTAAGGCGGAGTATGAGAATGCTCGGCGTCTGCGGCAGGATGGCTGCGGAAGCTCCACTTCTGCAGCCCATGCACATGTTCCCGGCACTGCAGACTATTCGACGCCAGCACCATCTAAGGTGCGCACTTCTGCCGAGGTGCTGgctgagctgcagcgagaggaggaggaacgcCTCTATGGCAACCCTGGAATGGCCTCTGCcaacgccagcagcggcaaagTATCCGGGAGGGGTGGAGCCCCTGCGAAACAGCAGATGATGGCTCACTATCGCACCGCTCACAGTGAAGCTACGGGAGACGAAAGCCTTAGCAGCTCGtacagctccagcagcgccgcagccaccCTGCGGAATCGTCAGCTGCAATCCACTAGTCTGCTGTTTGTCAAGACCCACTGCCAGAAGCCCCAATACAGCGAAACGGTTAGTGTGACGGTTCAGGAGTACGCAAACTATGACTACCGTACTTTCGTAGAAGGGGGCAGTGTTGATCGTGGGGAGCTTGAGGGGGCGATCATGGCCGACGCCTTAGTCAACTACGACCGAAACCACTGA